A region from the Anaeromyxobacter diazotrophicus genome encodes:
- a CDS encoding hybrid sensor histidine kinase/response regulator yields the protein MSIGDFAAKTAGRELATSADAQGLVGAVLDTVASLVVVLDREGRIVRFNRACELATGFTAAEVVGRSVFELLVPADELGDVRPVFERLERGEFPSRHQNRWRTKDGGARLFDWANTCVLDERGQVELVIGTATDVTERDRAERALRDSEERARRRSAELEAVLDAVPAAVFITRDREARSMEGNGFCLELLRLPPGRNLSASAPGGERPRGFRAMRGGQDLPPEQLPVQIAAATGSEVRQCEYDLVFSDGEVRHMLGNATPLREPDGRLRGAVGAFLDITELKRSEQALRGSEARLRALADSMPQLAWTARPDGYIDWYNRRWYAYTGTTPERMEGWGWQEVHDPASLPAVLRRWRESVATGSPFEMEFPLRGADGRFRRFLTRVYPLRDEGGAVVQWFGTNTDVTELVEAQEALREADRRKDDFLGMLSHELRNPLAPIRNSIYILRHAEASSEQAARAQRVIERQAEHLTRLVDDLLDVTRIARGKTELRRSRFDLLDVVLRAADDFRAMLDERGVALRVELPSAGLPVDADETRLTQVVGNLLHNAAKFTRRGDQVTLAVRAAGGEAEIAVRDTGVGIDAALLPNVFQPFVQGARTLARTEGGLGLGLALVKGLVDLHGGSVRVESAGEGQGAEFTVRLPLAVPGAARPEPRAGAGPGGARRRVLVVDDNADAADSLAELTRMLGHEVAVVYDGPSAVARARAEPFDVILCDLGLPGMSGYEVAKAIRAGGAPGLRMVALSGYAQPEDRRAALDAGFERHLAKPACPDDIARVLG from the coding sequence ATGTCCATCGGCGACTTCGCGGCGAAGACGGCGGGGCGAGAGCTCGCCACGAGCGCGGACGCCCAGGGTCTGGTGGGGGCGGTCCTCGACACGGTCGCGAGCCTGGTGGTCGTCCTCGACCGCGAGGGGCGGATCGTCCGCTTCAACCGTGCGTGCGAGCTCGCCACCGGGTTCACCGCCGCGGAGGTGGTCGGGAGGTCGGTGTTCGAGCTGCTCGTCCCCGCCGACGAGCTCGGCGACGTGCGGCCGGTCTTCGAGCGGCTCGAGCGCGGGGAGTTCCCGAGCCGCCACCAGAACCGCTGGCGGACGAAGGACGGCGGCGCGCGCCTCTTCGACTGGGCGAACACCTGCGTCCTCGACGAGCGCGGCCAAGTGGAGCTCGTCATCGGCACCGCCACCGACGTGACGGAGCGCGACCGGGCGGAGCGGGCGCTCCGCGACAGCGAGGAGCGGGCGCGCCGCCGCTCGGCGGAGCTGGAGGCGGTGCTCGACGCGGTCCCGGCGGCCGTCTTCATCACGCGCGACCGGGAGGCGCGCAGCATGGAGGGGAACGGCTTCTGCCTGGAGCTTCTGCGCCTCCCCCCCGGGAGGAACCTCTCGGCCTCCGCCCCCGGCGGCGAGCGGCCCCGCGGCTTCCGCGCCATGCGCGGCGGGCAGGACCTCCCGCCCGAGCAGCTCCCGGTCCAGATCGCCGCCGCGACCGGCAGCGAGGTGCGCCAGTGCGAGTACGACCTCGTGTTCTCGGACGGCGAGGTCCGGCACATGCTCGGGAACGCGACGCCGCTGCGGGAGCCCGACGGGCGGCTCCGCGGCGCGGTGGGTGCGTTCCTGGACATCACCGAGCTCAAGCGCTCGGAGCAGGCGCTGCGCGGCAGCGAGGCGCGCCTCCGCGCGCTGGCGGACTCCATGCCCCAGCTCGCGTGGACCGCGCGGCCCGACGGCTACATCGACTGGTACAACCGCCGCTGGTACGCGTACACCGGGACCACGCCGGAGCGGATGGAGGGCTGGGGCTGGCAGGAGGTGCACGACCCCGCGTCCCTGCCCGCCGTGCTGCGCCGCTGGCGGGAGTCCGTCGCCACCGGGAGCCCGTTCGAGATGGAGTTCCCGCTGCGCGGCGCGGACGGGAGGTTCCGGCGCTTCCTGACGCGCGTGTACCCGCTCAGGGACGAGGGCGGCGCGGTCGTGCAGTGGTTCGGCACCAACACCGACGTGACGGAGCTGGTGGAGGCGCAGGAGGCGCTCCGGGAGGCCGACCGCCGCAAGGACGACTTCCTCGGCATGCTGTCGCACGAGCTGCGCAACCCGCTCGCGCCCATCCGGAACTCGATCTACATCCTGCGCCACGCCGAGGCGAGCAGCGAGCAGGCGGCGCGCGCCCAGCGCGTCATCGAGCGCCAGGCCGAGCACCTGACGCGCCTCGTGGACGACCTGCTCGACGTGACGCGGATCGCGCGCGGCAAGACCGAGCTGCGGCGCTCGCGCTTCGACCTGCTCGACGTGGTGCTGCGCGCGGCGGACGACTTCCGGGCCATGCTGGACGAGCGGGGCGTGGCGCTGCGGGTGGAGCTCCCGTCCGCAGGGCTGCCGGTGGACGCGGACGAGACCCGCCTGACGCAGGTGGTGGGGAACCTCCTGCACAACGCCGCCAAGTTCACGCGCCGCGGCGACCAGGTCACGCTGGCGGTCCGCGCCGCCGGGGGCGAGGCCGAGATCGCGGTCCGCGACACCGGGGTCGGCATCGACGCGGCGCTCCTGCCGAACGTGTTCCAGCCGTTCGTCCAGGGGGCGCGCACGCTGGCGCGCACCGAGGGCGGCCTCGGGCTCGGCCTGGCGCTCGTGAAGGGGCTCGTCGACCTGCACGGGGGGTCCGTGCGCGTCGAGAGCGCCGGGGAGGGCCAGGGCGCGGAGTTCACCGTCCGCCTGCCGCTCGCCGTCCCGGGCGCCGCCCGGCCGGAGCCGCGCGCCGGGGCGGGGCCGGGCGGCGCGCGGCGTCGGGTGCTGGTGGTGGACGACAACGCCGACGCCGCCGACTCGCTCGCCGAGCTCACCCGGATGCTCGGACACGAGGTGGCGGTCGTCTACGACGGCCCGAGCGCCGTCGCGCGCGCGCGGGCGGAGCCCTTCGACGTGATCCTGTGCGATCTCGGGCTGCCTGGGATGAGCGGCTACGAGGTGGCGAAGGCGATCCGGGCGGGCGGCGCCCCGGGGCTCCGGATGGTGGCGCTGAGCGGCTACGCCCAGCCCGAGGACCGGAGGGCGGCCCTCGACGCCGGCTTCGAGCGCCACCTGGCGAAGCCGGCCTGCCCGGACGACATCGCGCGGGTGCTGGGGTAG
- the rnk gene encoding nucleoside diphosphate kinase regulator yields MYASTVKKLHDLSAIHLGEGDLERLREVVDRHAAGRDAAAAAQLEAELDRAVILPAGALPRDLVAMGSRVVFEDETGKRRDVQLVYPWEADPPRGRISVLAPVGAALLGLSVGQSIDWPLPGGRNAALTIVAVAQDGGSNDMNPLAD; encoded by the coding sequence ATGTACGCATCCACCGTGAAGAAGCTCCACGACCTCTCGGCCATCCACCTCGGCGAGGGCGACCTCGAACGCCTGCGGGAGGTGGTCGACCGCCATGCGGCCGGCCGGGACGCGGCCGCCGCCGCGCAGCTCGAGGCCGAGCTCGACCGGGCGGTCATCCTGCCCGCCGGCGCCCTGCCGCGCGACCTCGTCGCGATGGGCTCGCGCGTCGTGTTCGAGGACGAGACGGGCAAGCGCCGGGACGTCCAGCTCGTCTACCCGTGGGAGGCCGATCCGCCCCGCGGCAGGATCTCCGTCCTCGCCCCGGTGGGTGCGGCGCTGCTCGGCCTCTCGGTGGGGCAGAGCATCGACTGGCCTCTCCCGGGCGGGAGGAACGCCGCCCTCACCATCGTCGCGGTGGCGCAGGACGGCGGCTCGAACGACATGAATCCACTCGCAGACTGA
- a CDS encoding cation:proton antiporter: protein MHDGGILLTFAGGLAGALVLGYLAHRLKLSPIVGYLLAGVLVGPFTPGFVANRAVAEQFAEIGVILLLFGVGLRFHLRELVAVWRVALPGAVVQCTASTFLLAVLVRPLGWSWTSGLILGMGVSVASTVVMALVLADRHDLHATIGHIAIGWTVVEDLLTVALLLLLPILFGPGGAEHDPGPALALAGLKVLALVAVVVVLGKWVIPWALERIAKTHVRELFTLGVLVLAVGIAVGSAELFGVSIALGAFLAGLAVGRSEFAARAAGDAVPMRDAFAVLFFVSVGMLFDPRSLVQAPLLTAAVLAVVVVGKPLIAVGTVRLLGVPLATAVPVGAAFSQVGEFSFILGTVARQLGLLDDAGWNALVATSLVSISLNPALYRWARGLTPSAPALAPVSTGERRPLEPNRSILVGYGPVGRVVHRLLVDRGAAVTVVELNLDVVRALKADGVNALYGDVLRPGTLEEAGIATAGNLVLSADVEDAAEIIRQARALNPELRVFARCTHLRDAPGLKRAGANVVAAGEAEIGVALVEAMTAGELADGAALADQRDAVRARLYGPGAPERPARGRV from the coding sequence ATGCACGACGGCGGCATCCTCCTGACCTTCGCCGGCGGGCTGGCAGGGGCCTTGGTGCTCGGCTACCTCGCCCACCGCCTGAAGCTCTCTCCCATCGTCGGCTACTTGCTCGCGGGCGTGCTCGTGGGGCCGTTCACGCCCGGCTTCGTGGCGAACCGCGCCGTCGCTGAACAGTTCGCGGAGATCGGCGTCATCCTGCTCCTCTTCGGGGTCGGGCTGCGCTTTCACCTGCGCGAGCTCGTCGCGGTGTGGCGGGTGGCCCTCCCCGGGGCCGTCGTCCAGTGCACGGCGTCCACGTTCTTGCTGGCGGTGCTCGTGAGGCCGCTGGGCTGGAGCTGGACGTCGGGGCTCATCCTTGGCATGGGGGTCTCGGTGGCGAGCACGGTGGTGATGGCGCTGGTGCTGGCCGACCGCCACGACCTGCACGCGACCATCGGCCACATCGCCATTGGCTGGACCGTCGTGGAGGACCTCCTGACGGTCGCGCTGCTGCTGCTCTTGCCCATCCTGTTCGGGCCTGGAGGGGCCGAGCACGACCCCGGCCCTGCGCTCGCGCTCGCCGGGCTGAAGGTCCTCGCGCTGGTCGCGGTGGTCGTCGTCCTCGGGAAGTGGGTGATCCCCTGGGCGCTCGAGCGGATCGCGAAGACGCACGTCCGGGAGCTCTTCACCCTGGGCGTGCTGGTGCTGGCGGTCGGCATCGCGGTCGGATCGGCCGAGCTCTTCGGCGTGTCGATCGCGCTGGGCGCGTTCCTCGCGGGGCTCGCGGTGGGCCGCTCCGAGTTCGCGGCGCGCGCCGCGGGCGACGCGGTGCCGATGCGCGACGCGTTCGCCGTGCTCTTCTTCGTCTCGGTGGGCATGCTCTTCGACCCCAGGAGCCTCGTGCAGGCCCCTCTCCTGACCGCGGCCGTGCTCGCGGTGGTGGTCGTCGGCAAGCCGCTCATCGCCGTCGGCACCGTCCGGCTCCTCGGCGTCCCGCTCGCGACGGCCGTACCGGTGGGCGCCGCCTTCTCGCAGGTGGGCGAGTTCAGCTTCATCCTCGGCACGGTCGCGCGGCAGCTCGGCCTCCTCGACGACGCGGGCTGGAACGCGCTGGTCGCGACCTCGCTCGTCTCGATCTCCCTCAACCCCGCCCTCTACCGGTGGGCGCGTGGGCTCACGCCGTCCGCTCCGGCGCTGGCGCCGGTGTCGACCGGCGAGCGGCGGCCGCTCGAGCCCAACCGGAGCATCCTGGTCGGTTACGGTCCGGTGGGCAGGGTCGTCCACCGGCTCCTCGTGGACCGCGGCGCGGCGGTGACCGTGGTCGAGCTCAACCTCGACGTCGTGCGCGCGCTGAAGGCCGACGGGGTGAACGCCCTCTACGGCGACGTGCTGCGGCCGGGGACGCTCGAGGAGGCGGGGATCGCCACGGCAGGCAACCTCGTCCTGAGCGCCGACGTGGAAGATGCGGCGGAGATCATCCGGCAGGCGCGCGCCCTGAACCCGGAGCTGCGCGTCTTCGCGCGCTGCACGCACCTGCGCGACGCGCCGGGGCTCAAGCGCGCGGGCGCCAACGTCGTCGCGGCGGGCGAGGCGGAGATCGGCGTGGCGCTCGTGGAGGCCATGACGGCCGGCGAGCTGGCCGACGGTGCGGCGCTGGCGGACCAGCGCGACGCCGTCCGGGCGCGGCTCTACGGGCCTGGCGCTCCCGAGCGGCCGGCGCGCGGAAGGGTCTGA
- a CDS encoding class I SAM-dependent methyltransferase codes for MPDDEPALAAQRQHWERTFAARAGMFGSDASAPARAAALAFREAGLRTVLELGGGQGRDSVFLAASGFEVHALDYAQAGVAAIQRAAEAAGVARRLTAAQHDVREPLPAADGAFDACYAHMLFCMALTTRELLALSREVLRVLRPGGLCVYTVRNTSDPDFGRGVHRGEALYENQGFIVHFFDRAKVERLAAGYELLGVEEFEEGALPRRLFRVTLRMPLR; via the coding sequence ATGCCTGACGACGAACCGGCGCTCGCCGCCCAGCGCCAGCACTGGGAGCGGACGTTCGCGGCGCGGGCCGGGATGTTCGGCTCGGACGCCAGCGCCCCCGCGCGCGCCGCCGCGCTGGCGTTCAGGGAGGCGGGGCTGCGGACGGTGCTCGAGCTCGGCGGCGGGCAGGGGCGGGACTCGGTCTTCCTCGCCGCCTCGGGCTTCGAGGTCCACGCGCTCGACTACGCGCAGGCGGGCGTGGCTGCCATCCAGCGAGCGGCCGAGGCCGCGGGGGTGGCGCGCCGGCTCACCGCGGCGCAGCACGACGTCCGCGAGCCGTTGCCCGCTGCGGACGGCGCGTTCGACGCCTGCTACGCGCACATGCTCTTCTGCATGGCGCTCACGACGAGGGAGCTGCTCGCGCTCTCGCGGGAGGTCCTGCGCGTGCTCCGGCCGGGCGGGCTGTGCGTCTACACGGTCCGGAACACCTCCGACCCGGACTTCGGGCGCGGGGTGCACCGGGGCGAGGCGCTGTACGAGAACCAGGGCTTCATCGTGCACTTCTTCGACCGCGCGAAGGTGGAGCGGCTCGCGGCCGGGTACGAGCTCCTGGGCGTGGAGGAGTTCGAGGAGGGGGCGCTCCCGCGGCGGCTCTTCCGCGTCACGCTGCGCATGCCCCTGCGGTAG
- a CDS encoding YceI family protein, giving the protein MATYGPDAARCVVLTFREGVLAGVGHDLALRVTRLEVTVEGETVSARVDASSLRVVTAMHEGRPAPNELRAGDKADIEATIRRSVLRADRFPEIRFSSTAVAKRGDGYELTGQLAIAGVTREVTLPVQREGDRLVTEVRLHQPDFGIRPHRALMGTLRVRADVVVRASVPCPKAAG; this is encoded by the coding sequence GTGGCGACCTACGGCCCCGACGCAGCGCGGTGCGTGGTGCTGACCTTCCGCGAGGGCGTGCTGGCCGGCGTCGGGCACGACCTCGCGCTGCGCGTCACGCGGCTCGAGGTGACGGTCGAGGGAGAGACCGTCTCGGCTCGCGTCGACGCGAGCTCGCTCCGGGTGGTGACCGCGATGCACGAGGGCCGCCCGGCGCCGAACGAGCTCCGCGCGGGCGACAAGGCGGACATCGAGGCGACGATCCGGAGATCGGTGCTGCGCGCCGACCGCTTCCCCGAGATCCGCTTCAGCTCGACCGCGGTGGCGAAGCGGGGCGACGGCTACGAGCTCACGGGCCAGCTCGCGATCGCGGGCGTCACGCGCGAGGTGACGCTGCCGGTGCAGCGCGAGGGGGACCGGCTGGTGACGGAGGTGCGGCTCCACCAGCCCGACTTCGGCATCCGGCCGCACCGGGCGCTCATGGGCACCCTGCGGGTCAGGGCGGACGTGGTGGTGCGCGCGTCGGTGCCGTGCCCGAAGGCCGCCGGGTGA
- a CDS encoding NAD(P)-dependent oxidoreductase, with amino-acid sequence MRVGFIGLGSMGRGMAESLLRGGHEVVAWNRTRERAEALRGAGAAVAATPAEAARAGVVLTMLSDDRAVEAVEGGPDGLRAGLPRGGLHVSLSTLAPETVTRLAREHAAAGQDFLAAPVFGRPDVAAAGKLNVVAAGPKAALERARPLLDAVGQRVFPVGEDPAQAALVKLAGNFMLTAAIEALAEALALVGKAGVDRARFLEVLTETLFAAPAYRTYGRALLEGRFAPPGFTLPLGAKDNRLFLQAGERHQVPLPLASLVRDRMLAALARGYGGLDWAAFGHLAEEEAGAPPLPPAEPRG; translated from the coding sequence ATGCGCGTCGGGTTCATCGGGCTGGGTTCCATGGGGCGCGGGATGGCGGAGAGCCTGCTCCGCGGCGGACACGAGGTCGTGGCCTGGAACCGGACGCGCGAGCGGGCGGAGGCGCTGCGGGGCGCGGGGGCGGCGGTCGCCGCCACGCCCGCGGAGGCGGCGCGGGCCGGGGTCGTCCTCACCATGCTCTCCGACGACCGCGCGGTGGAGGCGGTCGAGGGGGGGCCGGACGGGCTCCGCGCCGGGTTGCCCCGGGGCGGGCTCCACGTCTCCCTGAGCACGCTCGCGCCGGAGACGGTGACGCGGCTGGCGCGCGAGCACGCCGCGGCTGGGCAGGACTTCCTGGCGGCGCCGGTCTTCGGGCGCCCCGACGTCGCCGCCGCCGGCAAGCTCAACGTGGTGGCCGCCGGGCCGAAGGCCGCGCTCGAGCGCGCCCGGCCGCTGCTCGACGCGGTCGGCCAGCGCGTCTTCCCGGTGGGCGAGGACCCGGCGCAGGCGGCGCTGGTCAAGCTCGCCGGCAACTTCATGCTCACCGCGGCCATCGAGGCGCTGGCCGAGGCGCTCGCCCTGGTGGGGAAGGCGGGCGTCGACCGCGCGCGCTTCCTCGAGGTGCTGACCGAGACGCTCTTCGCCGCCCCGGCCTACCGGACCTACGGTCGCGCCCTGCTCGAGGGGCGCTTCGCGCCGCCCGGCTTCACCCTACCCCTCGGCGCCAAGGACAACCGGCTCTTCCTCCAGGCCGGAGAGCGCCACCAGGTGCCGCTGCCGCTGGCGAGCCTGGTGCGCGATCGCATGCTGGCGGCGCTGGCGCGAGGCTACGGCGGCCTCGACTGGGCGGCCTTCGGCCACCTCGCGGAGGAGGAGGCGGGCGCGCCGCCGCTGCCGCCGGCCGAGCCGCGCGGCTGA